From Deinococcus yavapaiensis KR-236, a single genomic window includes:
- a CDS encoding alpha/beta hydrolase, whose protein sequence is MTFVARRSLPIVVLALGMVGCARVDPLVPLNALANTSGLVVDKNRAYGSDPRQVLDVYAPLHARGAPVLIFIHGGSWTGGSKDGYKFVGESFARAGLVTVVMSYRLAPVNRYPSYVQDAASAIRWTRENAARFGGDPNTLFVSGHSAGGFNAVEVVVNRRWLQEVDVPVSSVKGVIGIAGPYSYDFRQFSSRNAFPKDAAPEDVMPSYHVRRDAPPHLLLVAEKDQVVGPENAVRMEAALRAAGVPVERRVLPKLDHYTIVGSLSRRLTFLGETRQAVLEFVNRLK, encoded by the coding sequence ATGACGTTCGTCGCTCGTCGGTCGCTGCCGATAGTCGTCCTCGCGCTCGGCATGGTAGGGTGCGCTCGCGTGGACCCCCTCGTTCCCCTGAACGCCCTCGCCAACACGTCAGGGCTCGTCGTCGACAAGAATCGAGCGTACGGCTCGGATCCTCGGCAGGTGCTGGACGTGTACGCGCCGCTTCACGCCCGGGGCGCGCCCGTGCTGATCTTCATTCACGGCGGATCGTGGACGGGCGGATCGAAGGACGGATACAAGTTCGTCGGCGAGTCGTTCGCGCGGGCAGGTCTCGTGACGGTCGTGATGTCGTACCGTCTCGCTCCCGTGAATCGCTACCCGTCTTACGTGCAAGACGCGGCGAGCGCGATTCGCTGGACACGCGAGAACGCCGCGCGGTTCGGTGGCGATCCGAACACCCTGTTCGTCTCCGGGCATTCGGCGGGCGGCTTCAACGCCGTGGAAGTCGTGGTGAATCGGCGTTGGCTACAAGAAGTCGACGTTCCCGTGTCGAGCGTGAAGGGCGTGATCGGCATCGCGGGACCGTACAGTTACGACTTCCGTCAGTTCTCCAGCCGCAACGCCTTTCCCAAGGACGCGGCGCCCGAGGACGTCATGCCGTCGTACCACGTTCGCCGCGACGCGCCGCCGCACTTGCTGCTCGTCGCCGAGAAGGACCAGGTGGTCGGTCCCGAGAACGCCGTGCGCATGGAGGCGGCTCTTCGGGCGGCGGGCGTGCCGGTGGAGCGACGCGTGCTTCCCAAGCTCGACCACTACACCATCGTGGGCTCGCTCAGCCGTCGCTTGACGTTCTTGGGCGAAACGCGTCAGGCGGTCTTGGAGTTCGTGAACCGATTGAAGTGA
- the sdaAB gene encoding L-serine ammonia-lyase, iron-sulfur-dependent subunit beta: MSLLDMIGPVMIGPSSSHTAGACRIGLIARSVLGHAPSTARIGLHASFAKTGRGHGTHLALVAGLLGFQPDDPRLPRAFEEAQGVNLAIEFQDVNLGDVHPNTARIDLIGGGSDASVIASSTGGGAIHVVRVDGFKTDFTGASPTLLLRYQDAVGMIARVATLIAEDGVNIATLVCTREKRGGSAMLSIELDTRLSDHAIRSIAHAPEIRWLRMLPKVMD; the protein is encoded by the coding sequence ATGAGCCTCCTCGACATGATCGGTCCCGTGATGATCGGGCCGTCGAGCAGTCACACCGCGGGCGCGTGCCGCATCGGCCTCATCGCGCGAAGCGTCCTCGGGCACGCGCCGAGCACCGCGCGCATCGGGCTACACGCGAGCTTCGCCAAGACGGGCCGCGGACACGGCACGCACCTCGCCCTCGTCGCGGGCCTTCTCGGCTTTCAGCCCGACGATCCGCGCCTGCCGCGCGCCTTCGAGGAAGCGCAGGGAGTGAACCTCGCCATCGAATTCCAAGACGTCAACCTCGGAGACGTTCACCCGAACACGGCGCGCATCGACCTCATCGGAGGCGGAAGCGACGCGTCCGTCATCGCGAGCAGCACGGGGGGCGGCGCCATTCACGTCGTGCGTGTCGACGGCTTCAAAACCGACTTCACGGGCGCCTCTCCGACGCTTCTGCTGCGCTATCAAGATGCCGTCGGCATGATCGCCCGCGTCGCCACCCTCATCGCCGAGGACGGCGTCAACATCGCCACCCTCGTGTGCACCCGTGAGAAACGCGGCGGATCGGCGATGCTGTCCATCGAACTCGATACGCGCCTGTCCGACCACGCGATTCGCTCCATCGCCCACGCTCCGGAAATTCGCTGGTTGAGGATGCTGCCGAAAGTGATGGACTGA
- a CDS encoding serine hydrolase, producing the protein MGRRRRGKHPLKNKGRYVLLGLALFGAWSWWRDTRAEAHPKLTLAHMSCVRPGAFEAAPEPPSRLTGRLGLWVAVVDPETLQPVKAVATDPNGVYPLASSYKQAVLWEALRQVDEGKLRLDETFDVDHGSQSLGNYPYDDSTTRTLLHRMIHNSDNTATDILHRRVGLEAVQKLADDLDLCRTRLILPTKTWWVAQAGLDKNWPGAGVFAQASPEERARIAHHLDETARGVRADVLQQKLDDYFEERYDEGADIGTHNVSTPFEFGTLIAHEFLRPKLSSASRAVQREVMATGFGRSALHAPVTYFGGKGGNGWKILTMTGYFETPNGQHVVYAFMQHGSHEDYTMGNIRAAFAWINDAVKAVLN; encoded by the coding sequence ATGGGCCGACGTCGACGTGGCAAGCATCCTCTGAAGAACAAGGGCCGTTACGTCCTGTTGGGGCTGGCCCTGTTCGGCGCGTGGTCGTGGTGGCGTGACACGCGCGCGGAAGCTCATCCCAAATTGACCTTGGCGCACATGTCGTGCGTGCGTCCCGGCGCCTTCGAAGCCGCGCCCGAGCCGCCGAGTCGGCTCACGGGACGGCTCGGCTTGTGGGTGGCGGTCGTGGACCCTGAAACGCTGCAACCCGTGAAGGCGGTCGCGACCGATCCGAACGGCGTGTACCCTTTGGCGAGTTCGTACAAGCAAGCGGTGCTGTGGGAAGCGTTGCGGCAAGTCGACGAAGGCAAGCTGCGCCTCGACGAGACCTTCGACGTGGACCACGGCAGTCAAAGCCTCGGCAACTATCCGTACGACGATTCGACGACGCGCACGCTTCTGCACCGCATGATTCACAACTCCGACAACACGGCGACGGACATCTTGCACCGCCGCGTCGGACTGGAGGCGGTGCAAAAGCTCGCCGACGATCTCGACTTGTGCCGCACGCGCTTGATCTTGCCGACGAAGACGTGGTGGGTGGCGCAGGCGGGCCTCGACAAGAACTGGCCGGGCGCGGGCGTGTTCGCGCAGGCCAGCCCCGAGGAGCGCGCCCGAATCGCGCACCATCTCGACGAGACGGCCCGTGGCGTTCGCGCGGACGTGCTGCAACAAAAGCTCGACGATTACTTCGAGGAGCGGTACGACGAGGGCGCGGACATCGGAACGCACAACGTCTCGACGCCCTTCGAGTTTGGCACGCTCATCGCGCACGAGTTCTTGAGGCCGAAGTTGTCGTCGGCGTCGCGCGCCGTGCAGCGCGAGGTGATGGCGACGGGCTTCGGCCGCAGCGCCCTCCACGCTCCGGTCACGTACTTCGGCGGCAAGGGCGGCAACGGCTGGAAGATCCTGACGATGACGGGATACTTCGAGACGCCGAACGGGCAGCACGTCGTGTACGCGTTCATGCAGCACGGCTCGCACGAGGATTACACGATGGGCAACATCCGCGCGGCGTTCGCGTGGATCAACGACGCCGTGAAGGCGGTGCTGAATTGA
- a CDS encoding DegV family protein, which yields MITIVTDSTSDLLESHLKQYDITSVPLYVLFGGSMLKDSLEINPGQIFRGVREGKAPPSTSQPSPAEFAEAYRKALEKADHVLSIHLSSQLSGTMGSANLAAQEFGGKVTVVDSKSVSAGLGMQVLRAAQRAREGRSVSDIVAELEGVQRAMNIRFTVDTLEFLRRNGRIGGAQALLGGLLNIKPILEVRGGRVEAGGRVRGHKKAVQDIVDHVRNFASAHSNARAMFLYTEGGEESLREVRAGLTGVNVHDLGALTIGAVVATHAGPGAFGVAMEPSLS from the coding sequence ATGATCACAATCGTCACCGACTCTACGAGCGACCTGCTGGAGTCGCACCTGAAGCAGTACGACATCACCTCGGTGCCGTTGTACGTGCTGTTCGGCGGATCGATGCTCAAGGACAGTCTCGAAATCAATCCTGGGCAGATCTTCCGTGGAGTCCGCGAAGGCAAGGCGCCGCCGAGCACGTCGCAGCCGAGTCCCGCCGAGTTCGCCGAGGCGTACCGCAAGGCGCTCGAAAAGGCGGATCACGTTTTGTCCATTCACCTCAGCTCGCAATTGTCGGGCACGATGGGCAGCGCGAATCTCGCCGCGCAAGAGTTCGGCGGCAAGGTGACGGTCGTGGACTCGAAGAGCGTCTCGGCCGGCCTCGGCATGCAAGTCCTGCGCGCGGCCCAGCGCGCGCGTGAAGGCCGCAGCGTGTCGGACATCGTGGCGGAACTCGAAGGCGTGCAGCGCGCGATGAACATCCGCTTCACGGTGGACACGTTGGAGTTCTTGCGCCGTAACGGCCGCATCGGCGGCGCGCAAGCGTTGCTGGGCGGGTTGCTCAACATCAAGCCGATCTTGGAAGTGCGCGGCGGACGCGTCGAGGCGGGCGGGCGCGTGCGCGGACACAAGAAGGCGGTTCAGGACATCGTGGATCACGTGCGCAACTTCGCGAGCGCCCACTCGAACGCGCGGGCGATGTTTCTGTACACGGAAGGCGGCGAGGAAAGCTTGAGGGAAGTGCGGGCGGGCCTCACGGGCGTGAACGTGCACGACCTCGGCGCGCTCACGATCGGCGCGGTCGTGGCGACGCACGCCGGTCCCGGCGCGTTCGGCGTGGCGATGGAGCCCTCGCTTTCCTGA
- the hisD gene encoding histidinol dehydrogenase yields the protein MNILTGSAARAALTRRFGEERVPESVLDRNEALFGERLTPAQVVERILADVRARGDEALREWTRRLDGVDVEALRVPDEDVAAATVDADLHAAIRVACQRVRAFYERQPAHGWMHHDDLGALGQIVRPIERVGVYVPGGLAPLISTLIHTAVVAKVAGVPEIVVATPPNKDGSVHEAILVAAREVGVSGVYRVGGAQAIAALAFGTASLKRVDKIAGPGNSFVVIAKRLVFGEVGIESLPGPTETLVLADETADPRFVAADLLAQAEHLGAEPVLVTTSRALLIEVERELHRQLEALPEPNRSWARDSVGARFKIVLADSLDEAFDFANLYAPEHLCLLTKDPWSLLGKVRKAGGVFVGEASMEALGDYAAGPSHVMPTGGTARFSSPVNVRDFQNIISVVGVNERALQEVGPHAARLARAEGLEAHARAIEARLAPVGQQDRASDELTALTDLARGGE from the coding sequence GTGAACATCTTGACGGGATCGGCGGCGCGCGCGGCCTTGACGAGGCGCTTCGGTGAAGAGCGCGTGCCCGAGTCGGTGCTGGACCGCAACGAGGCGTTGTTCGGCGAGCGCCTCACGCCCGCGCAAGTCGTGGAGCGCATCCTTGCGGACGTGAGGGCCCGAGGCGACGAAGCGCTGCGCGAGTGGACGCGTCGACTCGACGGAGTCGACGTCGAGGCGTTGCGCGTGCCCGACGAGGACGTGGCGGCGGCGACCGTCGACGCCGACTTGCACGCCGCCATTCGCGTGGCGTGCCAGCGGGTGCGGGCCTTTTATGAACGGCAGCCCGCGCACGGCTGGATGCACCACGACGACCTCGGTGCGCTCGGGCAGATCGTGCGGCCGATCGAGCGCGTCGGCGTTTACGTGCCGGGCGGACTCGCACCGCTGATCAGTACCTTGATTCACACGGCGGTCGTCGCGAAGGTCGCGGGCGTGCCGGAGATCGTCGTGGCGACGCCTCCGAACAAGGACGGCTCGGTTCACGAGGCGATTCTCGTGGCGGCGCGCGAAGTCGGCGTGTCGGGCGTGTACCGCGTGGGCGGCGCGCAGGCGATCGCGGCGTTGGCGTTCGGCACGGCGAGCTTGAAGCGCGTCGACAAGATCGCGGGACCGGGAAATTCCTTCGTGGTGATCGCCAAGCGCTTGGTGTTCGGCGAAGTCGGGATCGAGAGCTTGCCGGGTCCGACGGAGACGCTCGTGCTGGCCGACGAAACGGCCGATCCTCGCTTCGTCGCGGCGGATTTGCTGGCGCAAGCCGAACATCTCGGAGCGGAACCCGTCCTCGTCACGACGAGTCGCGCGTTGCTGATCGAGGTGGAACGCGAGTTGCACCGACAGTTGGAGGCGCTGCCCGAGCCGAATCGTTCGTGGGCGCGTGACTCGGTGGGCGCGCGCTTCAAGATCGTCCTCGCCGACTCGCTCGACGAAGCCTTCGACTTCGCGAACCTCTACGCGCCCGAACACTTGTGCCTGCTGACGAAGGATCCGTGGAGCTTGCTCGGAAAGGTGCGCAAGGCGGGCGGCGTGTTCGTCGGCGAAGCCTCGATGGAGGCGCTGGGCGACTACGCGGCCGGGCCTAGCCACGTCATGCCGACGGGCGGCACCGCGCGCTTTTCCAGTCCCGTGAACGTACGCGACTTTCAAAACATCATCTCGGTCGTCGGCGTGAACGAGCGGGCCTTGCAAGAGGTGGGGCCGCACGCGGCGAGGCTGGCGCGCGCCGAGGGCTTGGAGGCGCACGCGCGGGCGATCGAGGCGCGTCTGGCGCCCGTGGGGCAGCAAGACCGAGCGAGTGACGAACTCACCGCCCTCACCGACCTCGCCCGAGGCGGCGAGTGA
- a CDS encoding N-acetylmuramoyl-L-alanine amidase family protein produces the protein MKRHTSLLLASLLIGTFSLAAPRIGNHDGFTRVVFDLPSDATATTKVLGRSVSVQVGAALKSERGSLRTNDVTAYDVQGGTRASTVTLTVASGRKVNAFVIPAKGSTPARLVVDVGTNVDRSASEQSAAVVRPAALGAPVAPRLKVVLDPGHGGIDNGMVGFVMEKEVTLDVSQRVREKLRAAGIDVVMTRDRDTQLSVNKPVDLNMRANLANVGTVNAYVSIHVNASTSSSAQGIETWVFGQLLDSGSRAVAVRENGGGAVGERVTRESANIAQSLLGDLIAQSKLTYSKKLASMVQRNLIASTGATNRGIGTAPFAVIRETRTPAILIELGFGSHPVEGRKLGDSTYRDTLATAIANAIAEFLHAK, from the coding sequence GTGAAGCGGCACACTTCCCTCCTTCTCGCGTCCCTCTTGATCGGTACGTTCTCGTTGGCTGCTCCGCGCATCGGCAACCACGACGGTTTCACACGCGTCGTATTCGACTTGCCGAGCGACGCGACCGCGACGACGAAAGTGCTGGGACGCAGCGTCAGCGTTCAAGTCGGCGCCGCCCTGAAATCCGAGCGTGGCTCGCTGCGAACCAACGACGTCACCGCCTATGACGTTCAAGGTGGAACGCGAGCAAGCACGGTCACGCTCACGGTGGCGTCGGGCCGCAAGGTGAACGCCTTCGTGATTCCCGCCAAAGGCTCGACGCCCGCGCGCCTCGTCGTGGACGTCGGCACGAACGTGGACCGAAGCGCGAGCGAACAAAGCGCGGCCGTCGTGCGGCCCGCCGCGCTCGGCGCGCCCGTCGCGCCTCGCCTCAAGGTCGTGCTCGACCCGGGTCACGGAGGCATCGACAACGGCATGGTGGGCTTCGTCATGGAAAAAGAGGTGACGCTCGACGTGTCGCAGCGCGTGCGCGAGAAGTTGCGCGCCGCCGGAATCGACGTGGTGATGACGCGCGACCGCGACACGCAGTTGTCGGTCAACAAACCTGTCGACCTCAACATGCGAGCGAACTTGGCGAACGTCGGTACCGTCAACGCGTACGTGTCGATTCACGTCAACGCCTCGACGAGTTCGAGCGCGCAAGGCATCGAGACGTGGGTGTTCGGGCAGCTGCTCGACTCGGGCAGTCGAGCGGTGGCCGTGCGCGAAAACGGGGGCGGCGCGGTCGGTGAGCGCGTCACGCGTGAAAGCGCGAACATCGCGCAAAGCCTTTTGGGTGACTTGATCGCGCAGAGCAAGCTGACGTACTCGAAGAAGCTCGCGAGCATGGTGCAGCGAAACCTCATCGCGTCGACGGGCGCGACGAACCGTGGCATCGGCACCGCGCCCTTCGCCGTGATCCGAGAGACGCGCACGCCCGCCATCCTGATCGAGCTCGGCTTCGGCTCGCATCCCGTGGAGGGTCGCAAGCTCGGCGACTCCACGTACCGCGACACCTTGGCGACGGCGATCGCCAACGCCATCGCCGAGTTCCTGCACGCCAAGTGA